One Streptomyces sp. NBC_00554 DNA segment encodes these proteins:
- a CDS encoding LacI family DNA-binding transcriptional regulator has product MTPARPARPLGTRTGRRSTQTATLAEIAREAGVSAPTVSKVLNGRADVAPATRTRVEGLLREYGYRRRRAEATRSPLIDLVFHELESAWAMEVIRGVENVARDEGLSVVLSESAGRLTPGRTWADQVAARRPHGVILVLSGLDASGQALLTSRSIPFVVLDPAGDPGDDVPSIGATNWHGGLAATRHLVELGHTRIGAISGPSRMMCSRARVDGYRAALETAGLPVDPALIRPGNFHHESGYRAGLELLRSPDRPTAVFAGNDLQALGLYEAARELGLRVPEDLSVVGFDDLPVARWVGPPLTTVRQPLTEMAEAAARLVLELGRREQPPAGTRMELATRLVVRSSTGAPPA; this is encoded by the coding sequence ATGACTCCCGCCAGACCGGCGCGGCCCCTGGGAACGCGGACGGGACGGCGGTCGACACAGACCGCCACGCTCGCCGAGATCGCCCGCGAGGCCGGCGTATCGGCTCCGACTGTTTCGAAGGTGCTCAACGGGCGCGCCGACGTGGCTCCGGCGACCCGTACCCGCGTCGAGGGACTGCTGCGCGAGTACGGCTACCGGCGCCGCCGCGCCGAGGCCACCCGCTCCCCCCTCATCGACCTGGTCTTCCACGAGCTGGAGAGCGCCTGGGCGATGGAGGTCATCCGGGGTGTCGAGAACGTCGCGCGGGACGAGGGTCTGAGCGTCGTGCTCTCCGAGAGCGCGGGCCGGCTGACCCCCGGCCGCACCTGGGCCGACCAGGTCGCCGCCCGCCGTCCGCACGGCGTGATCCTCGTCCTGTCCGGGCTCGACGCGTCCGGGCAGGCGCTGCTGACCAGCCGGTCCATCCCGTTCGTGGTCCTCGACCCGGCCGGTGACCCCGGCGACGACGTCCCCTCCATCGGCGCCACCAACTGGCACGGCGGGCTGGCCGCGACCCGCCACCTCGTCGAGCTCGGCCACACCCGGATCGGCGCGATCAGCGGCCCCTCGCGGATGATGTGCAGCCGCGCCCGCGTCGACGGCTACCGAGCCGCCCTGGAGACGGCCGGGCTGCCGGTCGACCCGGCGCTGATCCGGCCGGGGAACTTCCACCACGAGTCCGGGTACCGGGCTGGGCTCGAGCTGCTCCGCTCGCCGGACCGGCCCACCGCCGTCTTCGCGGGCAACGACCTTCAGGCCCTCGGCCTGTACGAGGCCGCCCGCGAGCTGGGGCTGCGCGTTCCGGAGGACCTCAGCGTCGTCGGGTTCGACGATCTGCCGGTGGCACGCTGGGTCGGGCCGCCGCTGACGACCGTACGACAGCCGCTCACGGAGATGGCGGAGGCGGCGGCGAGGCTGGTGCTGGAGCTGGGGAGGCGGGAACAGCCCCCCGCGGGAACGCGGATGGAGCTGGCCACGAGGCTGGTGGTGCGGAGCAGTACGGGGGCGCCTCCGGCGTAG
- a CDS encoding YciI family protein has translation MPRYLSMVQIDEANAPAEGPSPELMQRMGELIEEMTKAGVMLDTAGLTPTSQGTRVRWEKGELTVTDGPFTESKEVVGGYAIIQAKDKAEAIEWTKRFLKIHEEHWTVTSEVREIAEG, from the coding sequence ATGCCGCGCTACCTGTCGATGGTCCAGATCGACGAGGCCAACGCGCCCGCCGAGGGCCCCAGCCCCGAACTGATGCAGCGGATGGGTGAGCTGATCGAGGAGATGACCAAGGCGGGCGTGATGCTGGACACCGCCGGGCTCACCCCCACCTCGCAGGGCACCCGCGTCCGCTGGGAGAAGGGCGAACTGACCGTCACCGACGGCCCGTTCACCGAGTCCAAGGAGGTCGTCGGCGGCTACGCGATCATCCAGGCCAAGGACAAGGCCGAGGCGATCGAGTGGACCAAGCGCTTCCTGAAGATCCACGAGGAGCACTGGACCGTCACGTCCGAGGTGCGGGAGATCGCGGAGGGCTGA
- a CDS encoding carbohydrate ABC transporter permease, giving the protein MYVILWLVGVFMVTPLLYALISGFKSTDQLSSNPFGLPDPWVTSNYTSLLGSGAFWRSIGSSTLIAVGATLLTVATAALAAFALARFAFRGREFMFTLFTMGLMFPFAVAILPLFILLRTFGLLDNPWGVILPEAAFGLPLTIVILRGFFREIPGELEEAATIDGCSRFGFFWRILLPLARPALGTVSVLAIVGSWNQFLLPLLVFSEPTWWTVPVGIQQFQGQYASDVARIFAYLVLAMAPALAFYAVAERQLIGGITLGATKG; this is encoded by the coding sequence ATGTACGTGATCCTCTGGCTGGTCGGGGTGTTCATGGTCACCCCGCTCCTGTACGCCCTCATCTCCGGCTTCAAGTCGACCGACCAGCTCTCCAGCAATCCCTTCGGGCTGCCCGATCCCTGGGTGACCTCGAACTACACGTCCCTGCTCGGCTCGGGCGCGTTCTGGCGGTCCATCGGCAGCAGCACGCTGATAGCGGTGGGCGCCACGCTGCTCACGGTGGCGACGGCGGCCCTTGCCGCGTTCGCACTCGCCCGATTCGCCTTCCGTGGGCGGGAGTTCATGTTCACCCTCTTCACGATGGGGCTGATGTTCCCGTTCGCGGTGGCGATCCTGCCGCTGTTCATCCTGCTGCGCACCTTCGGGCTCCTTGACAACCCGTGGGGCGTAATCCTTCCCGAGGCGGCCTTCGGCCTGCCCCTGACGATCGTCATCCTGCGCGGCTTCTTCCGGGAGATCCCCGGAGAACTGGAGGAGGCGGCGACCATCGACGGCTGCTCCCGCTTCGGCTTCTTCTGGCGCATCCTGCTGCCGCTGGCGCGCCCCGCGCTTGGCACGGTCTCCGTCCTCGCCATCGTGGGGAGTTGGAACCAGTTCCTGCTGCCCCTGCTGGTCTTCAGCGAGCCCACCTGGTGGACCGTCCCCGTCGGCATCCAGCAGTTCCAGGGCCAGTACGCCTCCGACGTGGCCCGCATCTTCGCGTACCTGGTGCTCGCCATGGCACCCGCCCTGGCCTTCTACGCGGTCGCCGAACGGCAGTTGATCGGCGGCATCACACTCGGCGCGACCAAGGGCTGA
- a CDS encoding glycoside hydrolase family 3 N-terminal domain-containing protein, which translates to MTDPWQDPALPAGVRAADLLSRMTLLEKTAQLYSVWPGSAETPGGDMAPLQHALSDDVDLTELLPHGLGQLTRPFGTAPVEPAEGAARLGALQERIRSANRFRLPALAHEECLTGFTAWRATIFPTPLAWGASFDPALVKEMAAAIGASMRSVGVHQGLAPVLDVVRDPRWGRTEESIGEDPYLVATVGTAYVQGLEEAGIVATLKHFAGYSASRGARNHAPVSIGPRELADVILPPFEMAVREGGARSVMAAYNDVDGLPAHAHGALLTQLLREEWEFGGTVVSDYFGVSFLEPAHGLTDSPGGAAALALAAGVDVELPAVRCFGAGTLDEGLVDRAALRVLTQKCELGLLDPGWAPPPADEAPADLDPLHMRALARQLAEESVVLLSNGGVLPFGPGARRVAVLGPLADDPAAMLGCYTFPRHVLLDHPELPMGVAVPTLLEALGAELPDAEFTDDPVAADVCVVAVGDRSGLFGRGTSGEGCDVADLELPDGQGELVEKALASGTPVVLVVLSGRPYALGRWADRCAAVVQAFFAGQEGGPAVAGVLSGRVNPSGRLPVSVPRDPGGQPWTYLAPPLGLRGEASSLDPTPLFPFGHGLSYTTYDWQVPSADADTLPTDGETTLRLTVRNTGGRAGTEIVQLYLHDPVGKVARPVARLVGYARVPLEAGASAEVHFTVPADLAAYTGPDGDRIVEPGGLELRLGASSGGGDVRQVVRVTLTGAERVVGRGRRMRCEVRVK; encoded by the coding sequence ATGACCGACCCCTGGCAGGACCCCGCCCTCCCCGCAGGCGTCCGCGCCGCCGACCTGCTCTCCCGCATGACCCTCCTGGAGAAGACCGCCCAGCTCTACAGCGTCTGGCCCGGCTCGGCCGAGACACCGGGCGGCGACATGGCGCCGCTCCAGCACGCGCTGTCGGACGACGTCGACCTGACGGAGCTACTCCCGCACGGCCTCGGCCAGTTGACCCGCCCCTTCGGCACCGCGCCGGTCGAGCCGGCCGAGGGCGCCGCCCGCCTCGGTGCCCTCCAGGAACGCATCCGCTCGGCGAACCGCTTCCGGCTGCCCGCCCTCGCCCACGAGGAGTGCCTCACCGGCTTCACCGCCTGGCGGGCGACGATTTTCCCGACGCCGCTCGCCTGGGGCGCGAGTTTCGACCCGGCCCTGGTCAAGGAGATGGCGGCGGCGATCGGCGCCTCGATGCGGTCGGTGGGCGTGCACCAGGGTCTCGCGCCCGTCCTCGATGTCGTACGGGATCCCCGCTGGGGCCGCACGGAGGAGTCGATCGGCGAGGACCCCTACCTCGTGGCGACGGTCGGCACCGCCTATGTCCAGGGTCTGGAGGAGGCGGGCATCGTCGCCACGCTCAAGCACTTCGCGGGCTACTCGGCCTCACGCGGCGCCCGCAACCACGCGCCCGTGTCGATCGGCCCGCGCGAACTGGCGGACGTGATCCTGCCGCCGTTCGAGATGGCCGTACGGGAGGGCGGCGCGCGGTCCGTGATGGCGGCGTACAACGATGTCGACGGGCTGCCCGCCCACGCACACGGCGCACTTCTCACCCAACTCCTGCGGGAGGAATGGGAGTTCGGGGGAACCGTCGTCTCCGACTACTTCGGCGTCTCCTTCCTTGAGCCGGCGCACGGGCTCACGGACTCCCCGGGCGGGGCGGCGGCGCTCGCGCTCGCGGCGGGTGTCGATGTGGAGCTGCCCGCGGTGCGGTGCTTCGGGGCCGGCACCCTGGACGAGGGGCTGGTGGACCGGGCGGCGCTGCGGGTTCTTACGCAGAAGTGCGAGCTGGGGCTGCTGGATCCGGGCTGGGCGCCGCCGCCTGCCGACGAGGCCCCGGCTGATCTCGATCCGCTCCATATGCGGGCGCTGGCACGCCAGTTGGCGGAGGAGTCGGTCGTGCTCCTTTCCAACGGCGGGGTGCTGCCCTTCGGTCCCGGGGCGCGGCGGGTCGCTGTCCTCGGTCCGCTCGCCGACGACCCGGCGGCCATGCTCGGCTGCTACACGTTCCCCCGCCATGTCCTCCTGGACCACCCAGAACTCCCGATGGGCGTCGCCGTCCCCACGCTGCTCGAAGCGCTGGGCGCCGAGCTGCCGGACGCGGAGTTCACGGACGATCCGGTGGCGGCCGATGTGTGTGTGGTCGCGGTCGGGGACCGCTCGGGGCTGTTCGGGCGGGGCACCTCGGGTGAGGGGTGCGATGTGGCGGACCTCGAACTCCCTGATGGACAAGGTGAGTTGGTGGAGAAGGCGCTCGCGTCCGGGACGCCGGTCGTGCTCGTGGTGCTCTCCGGGCGCCCCTACGCGCTCGGCCGGTGGGCGGACCGGTGCGCGGCGGTGGTGCAGGCGTTCTTCGCGGGCCAGGAAGGTGGCCCCGCGGTGGCCGGGGTCCTGTCGGGCCGGGTGAACCCGTCCGGGCGGCTGCCCGTGAGCGTGCCGCGCGACCCGGGCGGGCAGCCGTGGACGTACCTCGCCCCACCGCTCGGCCTGCGCGGCGAGGCGAGCAGCCTCGACCCGACGCCGCTGTTCCCGTTCGGGCACGGGCTCTCCTACACGACGTACGACTGGCAGGTCCCGTCGGCCGACGCCGACACCCTCCCCACGGACGGCGAGACGACACTGCGCCTGACGGTCCGCAACACGGGCGGGCGGGCCGGTACGGAGATCGTGCAGCTCTATCTCCACGACCCCGTCGGCAAGGTGGCGCGACCGGTGGCCCGCCTGGTGGGCTACGCGCGGGTGCCGCTGGAGGCGGGGGCATCGGCGGAGGTCCACTTCACGGTCCCGGCGGACCTGGCCGCGTACACCGGACCCGACGGCGACCGGATCGTCGAACCCGGGGGGCTGGAACTGCGGTTGGGGGCGTCAAGCGGGGGAGGGGACGTACGGCAGGTGGTGCGGGTGACGTTGACCGGGGCGGAGCGGGTGGTGGGGCGGGGGAGGCGGATGCGGTGTGAGGTGCGGGTGAAGTGA
- a CDS encoding endo-1,4-beta-xylanase — protein MRSRRSGLSPASLLTGIATLGALLVAAPAAHAADTPLRDLASAKGKVIGTAVTGSKLTGTYGDTAGAQFNSLTPGNAMKWESVEPSRGTYNWAEADQIVAFAQAHNQQVRGHTLVWHSQNPGWLANGSWTPAQLSTLLQDHISTEVTRYKGKLAAWDVVNEPFNEDGTYRSTLWYNGLGADYIAQALTWARAADPSAKLYINDYNVEGVNAKSTALYNLVKSLKERGVPIDGVGLQAHLILGQVPATFQQNIQRFADLGVDVAITELDIRMQLPSTDVKLTQQAADYKAVLDACVAVTRCTGVTVWGFTDSDSWIPDVFTGYGAATPYDENYVPKPAYYAIATALGGTSTPPTGACSATYSVTNQWNTGFTGQVRIACSGAALSSWRVSWTYGAGQQITQAWNATCTQTGAAVSCLNASYNGTVANGGSVTFGFNAAWSGSNPVPTVTLG, from the coding sequence ATGAGATCTCGGAGATCAGGCTTATCCCCGGCGTCGCTGCTGACCGGCATCGCCACCCTCGGCGCCCTGCTCGTGGCGGCCCCCGCCGCCCACGCCGCGGACACCCCGCTGCGCGACCTCGCATCCGCCAAGGGCAAGGTCATCGGCACCGCCGTCACCGGCTCCAAACTCACCGGCACGTACGGCGACACGGCCGGCGCCCAGTTCAATTCGCTGACCCCCGGCAACGCCATGAAGTGGGAGTCCGTCGAGCCCAGCCGAGGAACCTACAACTGGGCCGAGGCCGACCAGATCGTCGCCTTCGCGCAGGCCCACAACCAGCAGGTACGCGGCCACACTCTCGTCTGGCACAGCCAGAACCCGGGCTGGCTGGCCAACGGCAGCTGGACACCCGCCCAGCTGAGCACGCTGCTCCAGGACCACATCAGCACCGAAGTCACGCGCTACAAGGGCAAGTTGGCTGCCTGGGACGTGGTGAACGAGCCCTTCAACGAGGACGGCACCTACCGCTCGACCCTCTGGTACAACGGCCTCGGCGCCGACTACATCGCCCAGGCCCTCACCTGGGCGCGCGCCGCCGACCCGAGTGCCAAGCTCTACATCAACGACTACAACGTCGAGGGCGTCAACGCGAAGAGCACCGCCCTCTACAACCTGGTCAAGTCGCTGAAGGAGCGCGGCGTTCCGATCGACGGCGTCGGCCTGCAGGCCCACCTCATCCTCGGCCAGGTCCCGGCCACGTTCCAGCAGAACATCCAGCGCTTCGCCGACCTCGGAGTGGACGTCGCCATCACCGAGCTGGACATCCGGATGCAACTCCCGTCCACCGACGTGAAGTTGACGCAGCAGGCCGCCGACTACAAGGCCGTGCTCGACGCGTGCGTCGCGGTCACCCGGTGCACCGGCGTCACCGTCTGGGGCTTCACGGACTCCGACTCCTGGATCCCGGACGTCTTCACGGGCTACGGGGCGGCGACCCCGTACGACGAGAACTACGTGCCGAAACCGGCGTACTACGCGATCGCGACCGCGCTCGGCGGCACGTCCACCCCGCCGACGGGCGCGTGCTCGGCGACGTACAGCGTCACGAATCAATGGAACACCGGCTTCACGGGCCAGGTGCGGATCGCCTGCTCGGGGGCGGCCCTGTCCTCGTGGCGGGTGAGCTGGACCTATGGCGCGGGCCAGCAGATCACGCAGGCCTGGAACGCGACCTGCACGCAGACGGGCGCGGCGGTGAGCTGCCTCAACGCCTCCTACAACGGAACGGTCGCGAACGGTGGTTCGGTGACGTTCGGGTTCAACGCGGCATGGAGCGGGAGCAATCCGGTGCCGACCGTGACACTGGGCTGA
- a CDS encoding extracellular solute-binding protein, whose product MGNTSLSRRGLLAASAATATGLALSGCGSSDGGSGSGKTTVEWWNITTTEPAKKLWAERAREFEAAHPDVKIKIVTLENEAYKSKMTALTTSGKLPDIYHTWGGGVLKQQVDAGLVEDLTDKVSSWTKDFVPAALSAYEFEDRSYAVPFDIGMVGFWYNKALFKKAKIDSPPTTWSGYLDAVQALKDAGITPIALAGKEKWPGMYYWAYLSMRVAGLEAMQKAATEADFTGEGFVTAGQHLKDLVALEPFQKGFLGAAYSTPSGEAALMGNGKAAMELMGQWAPVVQGDAGKGIGEDLGFFSFPAVEGGKGALTEVFGGGGGHAVRKGAPDAAVEFLKFFAEKEFAEKLVKDTGLIPVSKDARAALTDPNLTAVSDALNTATGFQLYLDQAYAPAVGQEINDSVAALIAGSKSPEQVTRSVTQVAKSEG is encoded by the coding sequence TTGGGCAACACCTCTCTCTCCCGCCGTGGGCTCCTGGCGGCCTCCGCGGCTACCGCTACCGGGCTGGCCCTGAGCGGGTGTGGTTCCTCCGACGGGGGGAGCGGCTCGGGCAAGACCACCGTCGAGTGGTGGAACATCACCACCACCGAGCCCGCGAAGAAGCTGTGGGCCGAGCGGGCCAGGGAGTTCGAGGCCGCTCACCCGGACGTGAAGATCAAGATCGTCACGCTGGAGAACGAGGCGTACAAGTCGAAGATGACCGCGCTGACCACCTCGGGGAAGCTGCCGGACATCTACCACACGTGGGGCGGCGGGGTACTGAAGCAGCAGGTCGACGCCGGTCTGGTCGAGGATCTGACGGACAAGGTGTCCTCCTGGACGAAGGACTTCGTGCCTGCCGCGCTCTCGGCCTACGAGTTCGAGGACAGGTCGTACGCCGTTCCCTTCGACATCGGCATGGTCGGCTTCTGGTACAACAAGGCGCTCTTCAAGAAGGCGAAGATCGACTCGCCGCCCACCACCTGGTCCGGCTATCTCGACGCCGTCCAGGCACTCAAGGACGCCGGGATCACGCCGATCGCCCTCGCGGGCAAGGAGAAGTGGCCCGGCATGTACTACTGGGCATACCTCTCGATGCGGGTCGCCGGGCTCGAAGCGATGCAAAAGGCGGCCACCGAGGCCGACTTCACCGGCGAGGGGTTCGTCACCGCGGGGCAGCACCTCAAGGACCTTGTCGCCCTTGAGCCCTTCCAGAAGGGGTTCCTCGGCGCGGCCTACTCCACGCCCAGCGGCGAGGCGGCCCTGATGGGCAACGGCAAGGCGGCCATGGAGCTGATGGGCCAGTGGGCGCCGGTCGTCCAGGGCGACGCGGGCAAGGGCATCGGCGAGGACCTCGGCTTCTTCTCCTTCCCCGCGGTGGAGGGTGGAAAGGGCGCGCTCACCGAGGTGTTCGGCGGGGGCGGCGGGCATGCGGTGCGCAAGGGCGCTCCCGACGCGGCGGTGGAGTTCCTGAAGTTCTTCGCCGAGAAGGAGTTCGCCGAGAAACTCGTCAAGGACACCGGCCTGATACCGGTGTCCAAGGACGCGCGCGCCGCACTGACCGACCCCAACCTCACCGCCGTATCGGACGCGCTGAACACGGCCACCGGCTTTCAGCTCTACCTCGACCAGGCGTACGCCCCCGCCGTCGGCCAGGAGATCAACGACAGCGTCGCCGCGCTCATCGCGGGCTCCAAGTCCCCTGAACAGGTCACCCGTTCGGTCACCCAGGTCGCCAAGAGCGAGGGCTAG
- a CDS encoding Uma2 family endonuclease, with amino-acid sequence MTPSTSDHPQMGIEDFEELALLAHETARLEFLNGKIGVKAVPDGNHGEMVAWLLRRCMQHRPELFLYPEQGLKVEAYRQGRARPDGALVPEEYFAGKGEWAEPDGVLMVVEVTSPDSDATRRDRIEKPEAYAATSIPVYLLIDREAAAVTVYSDPEDGKYRSCTARPFGAVIELPDPVGITLDTEKLKDFAD; translated from the coding sequence ATGACCCCCAGTACGTCCGACCACCCCCAGATGGGCATCGAGGATTTCGAAGAGCTTGCCCTCCTTGCGCACGAGACGGCGCGCCTGGAGTTCTTGAACGGGAAGATCGGGGTCAAAGCCGTGCCGGACGGGAATCACGGCGAGATGGTCGCCTGGCTTCTCAGGCGGTGCATGCAGCATCGCCCTGAGCTGTTCCTCTATCCGGAACAGGGCCTCAAGGTCGAGGCGTACCGCCAGGGGCGAGCCCGGCCTGACGGTGCACTGGTACCCGAGGAGTACTTCGCCGGAAAGGGTGAGTGGGCGGAGCCCGACGGTGTCCTGATGGTTGTCGAGGTCACGTCCCCCGACAGCGATGCCACCCGGCGGGACCGGATCGAGAAGCCAGAGGCCTACGCGGCCACGAGCATCCCCGTCTACCTGTTGATCGACAGGGAAGCTGCGGCTGTCACCGTGTATTCGGATCCGGAGGACGGCAAATACCGCTCATGTACCGCTCGGCCTTTCGGCGCCGTGATCGAGCTGCCCGATCCCGTCGGGATCACGCTGGACACCGAGAAGCTGAAGGACTTCGCCGACTGA
- a CDS encoding LCP family protein yields the protein MFLRVTSEDERGDENEGVERRGGRRRGLLKAAGIVFAGALVLSVAGAGWAYWHLNQNIKSVDINSALGDDRPPKAVSTPSASSSASATPLPSGALNILVLGSDSRSGEANAALGGGSSSGARSDTAMVVHIDEGRTAATVVSIPRDTLVTRPSCPTSSGGTTSVAYGSMFNSAYSVGGPVCAVKTVESITNVRMDHFIEIDFSGFADLVDALGGVTVTTDEDIDDDDSHLHLKAGEHHLDGATALALARTRHGIGDGSDLGRIGLQQTLVKALLEQISSTNLLTDPAKLYKVADAVTGSLTTDTGLDSLSELMSLGQSLKSLPSDALKTVTMPVVTAASDPNRVVAQEPEASELWESLR from the coding sequence ATGTTCCTCCGCGTGACTTCTGAAGACGAGCGCGGGGACGAAAACGAGGGCGTCGAAAGACGCGGGGGCCGACGGCGGGGCCTGCTGAAAGCCGCCGGCATCGTGTTCGCCGGCGCCCTCGTACTCTCCGTCGCCGGGGCGGGCTGGGCCTACTGGCACCTGAACCAGAACATCAAGAGCGTCGACATCAACAGCGCGCTCGGCGACGACCGCCCGCCGAAGGCCGTCTCGACCCCGTCGGCCTCCTCCTCCGCCTCCGCGACCCCGCTCCCCAGCGGGGCGCTCAACATCCTGGTCCTCGGCTCCGACTCCCGCAGCGGCGAGGCGAACGCGGCGCTGGGCGGCGGCAGCAGCTCGGGAGCCCGCTCGGACACCGCGATGGTCGTGCACATAGACGAGGGCCGTACGGCGGCGACGGTGGTCAGCATCCCGCGCGACACCCTGGTCACCCGCCCGTCGTGCCCCACCTCCTCCGGCGGGACGACCTCGGTGGCGTACGGCTCGATGTTCAACAGCGCGTACTCGGTGGGCGGTCCGGTCTGCGCCGTGAAGACGGTCGAGTCCATCACCAACGTCCGCATGGACCACTTCATCGAGATCGACTTCTCCGGCTTCGCGGATCTCGTGGACGCGCTCGGCGGCGTCACCGTCACGACGGACGAGGACATCGACGACGACGACAGCCACCTCCACCTGAAGGCCGGCGAACACCACCTCGACGGCGCCACGGCGCTGGCGCTCGCCCGCACCCGGCACGGCATAGGCGACGGCAGCGACCTGGGCCGAATAGGCCTCCAACAGACCCTGGTGAAGGCCCTGTTGGAGCAGATCTCCTCGACCAACCTGCTCACCGACCCCGCCAAGCTGTACAAGGTCGCCGACGCCGTCACCGGCAGCCTCACGACCGACACCGGCCTCGACTCGCTGAGCGAACTGATGAGCCTCGGCCAGAGCCTGAAGTCCCTGCCCTCGGACGCGCTCAAGACGGTCACCATGCCGGTGGTGACTGCGGCGTCGGACCCGAACAGGGTGGTGGCTCAGGAGCCGGAGGCGAGCGAGCTGTGGGAGTCGCTGCGATGA
- a CDS encoding carbohydrate ABC transporter permease: protein MTHSTTPTYVPDLGKSPDSPVPTSPPGTQIRKPAGRRLRDWLGAFVFTVPALVLFGLLVLVPMGYAFYISFFNWGGFGPISDFRGLGNYTRLLKDPVFLGDLSRGALLIGLSVVLQLPFALAMAVLLNQKLRGRAVYRMLFFAPYILSEVITGVLFGMIFAPGDGLADKVLDEVGLSGLGGDWFAGQHTVLPTLFLVMTWKYFGFHMMLYLAGLQGIPAELHEAARIDGAGTWQRFRHITLPLLAPTIRISAFLSVIFSVQLFDLVWVITTGGPDHASETLAISMVQYGFKRYQMGYASAISVAMFLISLVFALAYQRFVLRRDTEGAITTMRGNR, encoded by the coding sequence ATGACGCACTCGACGACACCGACCTACGTGCCCGACCTCGGCAAGTCCCCCGACTCTCCGGTGCCGACGTCACCGCCCGGCACACAGATCCGCAAGCCCGCCGGGCGCCGACTGCGCGACTGGCTGGGGGCCTTCGTGTTCACGGTCCCGGCGCTCGTGCTGTTCGGGTTGCTGGTGCTGGTGCCGATGGGCTACGCGTTCTACATCAGCTTCTTCAACTGGGGCGGCTTCGGACCGATTTCCGACTTCCGGGGGCTCGGCAACTACACGCGGCTCCTCAAGGACCCGGTGTTCCTGGGGGACTTGTCGCGGGGCGCGCTGCTCATCGGACTCTCCGTCGTCCTTCAGCTGCCGTTCGCGCTCGCCATGGCGGTGCTGCTCAACCAGAAGCTGCGCGGCCGGGCGGTGTACCGGATGCTGTTCTTCGCGCCGTACATCCTGTCCGAGGTCATCACCGGCGTGCTCTTCGGCATGATCTTCGCGCCGGGGGACGGGCTCGCCGACAAGGTCCTCGACGAGGTGGGGCTCAGCGGTCTGGGCGGGGACTGGTTCGCGGGTCAGCACACCGTCCTGCCCACGCTCTTCCTCGTCATGACGTGGAAGTACTTCGGCTTCCACATGATGCTGTACCTGGCGGGCCTGCAGGGCATCCCGGCCGAACTGCACGAGGCGGCGCGCATCGACGGCGCCGGCACCTGGCAGCGGTTCCGCCACATCACGCTGCCGCTGCTCGCGCCGACCATCCGGATCAGCGCGTTCCTGTCCGTCATCTTCTCCGTCCAGCTCTTCGACCTGGTCTGGGTGATCACCACCGGCGGTCCCGACCACGCCTCGGAGACGCTGGCGATCTCCATGGTCCAGTACGGCTTCAAGCGCTATCAGATGGGCTACGCGAGCGCGATCAGCGTCGCGATGTTCCTCATCAGCCTCGTCTTCGCCCTCGCCTACCAGCGTTTCGTGCTGCGCCGTGACACCGAAGGAGCCATCACCACCATGCGAGGGAACCGATGA